The Methanobrevibacter sp. nucleotide sequence TTAAATGATTGTTCAACTATTGATTTGAAGGAAGCCAACGAAGAAAACCTAAAAGAAGAATCTGTTGGTGATGACTTTAAATATGTGCAAAACTTAATCGATAAAGCTAAAGATGGGGATTCCATATATTTGGAAAACAAGACTTATAAAGGAAACAGAACTCCAATATACATTAATAAAAACTTGAACATTTATGGTTTTAACAATGATTTAGATATAGATTCATTGAAATCAAGCCCATTGAACTCTGACAATCTCACTACAATATTGGATGCTGATTCTAAATCAAACATATTCATAATCGGCGAAAATATTCAAGTGAAGATTAATGGATTAAGTTTAATTAATGGAAATGATGGAGGAGATGGCGGAACCATATACAATAATGGAAAATTATCTATTGAAAGTTCCAAAATAGCCAATTCCAACTCTGGTGGAGGAGCAGTATACTGCTCTAAAGGGTCCATTCTCAATGTAAACAATTCATTGTTTGAAAGCAATTATGCAAGCATTGGAGGTTCAGTTTATCACGACCAGTCAAATGTAATCATATCCAATTCACTATTTAGATTCAATGAAGGAGAAAGTGATGGAGGAGCTATTTACACTGATAATGGGAATATACAGATTCTCAATTCAAGTTTTCTAAATAATACTGCTGCTCGTGGAGGAGTAATATACAATAATCATGGAAAGGTCGTTATCAATAATTCAGATTTATCCCATAATAAAGCAACTAATTTAGGAGCAACTGTAAAGAACTGGGGAACATGCATAATATATAACTCCAATGTAAGCAACAATTATGCTGATTGGTGTGGTGGAGGATTATATACCTTTGAATATAGTATGGATGTAATAAATTGCTCAATATTTAACAACACTGCTGAAAGAGGGGGAGGAATATTCGCAGATGCTGGATCTTGGCTGGCAGTTACCAATTCAACAATTAAAGATAATGAAGGAGAAATTGGTGCTGGAATAAGTTGCCCAGATGCACATTTGAAAATGAAAGATTCCTCTATAATCAATAATGCTGCAAATGGCAAAGGAGGAGGAATTTATTTAGATAAATACACATCAGAAATAAGCAATTCAATTATAGAAAACAATAGTGCAAAGTCTGGTGGAGGAATTTATATAAATGATATTTCTGTAAAAATTAGCAATTCCAGCATTAATAAGAACAAGGCAGATGAAGGAGGAGCAATATACAATTTAGGCACTTTAAGCATTAAAGAATCCATTCTAAATTCAAACAATGCTAAAAACTGCGGAGCAATATATAATCAAAAAACATTGGATATTTCAAACTCTACAGCAAACAGCAACAAGGCAACTAACGGTGGAGTAATATACAATAATGGATTATTGAAATTAAACCAGCTAAATGCCAACTCTAATGAAGCAACATATGGTGGAGTCATATACAACTCAAAAAACACCACTATAAATAACTCAATTTTCAAGAATAACAAGGCATACGAAGCAGGGGCAATCTATAGCAATGGAAACCTATTGATAAACAATTCAGAATTTACAAAACAGAAAGTAACCCATAAAAGCGGAGTTATCTTTATGAGAAATGGAAACATGAACATTTCAAATTCCATTTTCAGTTTGAATTCCGGTGCAGATGAAGGGGGAGTAATCTTCACATTTGAAGGAAATTCCACAATAAAATCATCTAAATTCATATCAAACAAAGCCATTAGCTATGGTGCAGCCATTGACAATAGCGGAATAATGACCATTGAGGATTGTGATTTTGAAAAGAATTACGCTTACGGTGCTGGAGCGATTGACAATGGTGGAGATTTAACAATAATCAAGTCAAACTTCACTGATAATGAAGCAACTGCAAATGGAGGGGCAATTGACAATAATGGAAACCTTAAGATAAGCGGATCAATATTCAATAAGAATACTGCAGACTCTTTAGGTGGGGCTATAATGGCTAGAAAAAACACTACAATCAGCCATTCATCATTTTCGGACAATAAGGCATCCTCTGGAAATGATGTATATAGCGATGAAGAGAATATTTCCTTAAATAATAATTGGTGGGGTTCAAATAACCCGGATTTCCAAGCTTCTTTAAATTATGAGATTGGTGATGATTTTAAATGGATTATAATGAGTTTTACAAACACTACCCCATTTAAAGTAAACTCTAGTTTAGGATTGAATATTAGCTTTGATAAAACCATTAATAAAAATGGTGAAGAAGAACGATTAGAAAAACCTAATCTATTGCCAACATTTAAAACATCTCTTAAGGTAAAAGAAGCGAATGGAAATGAAAAAAGCTATGAATTAAATGTTAAGAAAGGTTCTCTTTTAAAAACCATTTCCCTTAAGTCAAATAGCGTTGTCAGTGCAAATATTGATGGTGAGACAATTAGCTTAAATCTCACAGATAATAGTAAAAAATCCAATGAAAATAATAATCCAGATAGTTCTAATAGTTCAGACAGCTCTAAAACTAATGAATCTGAAGAGAATAATAATGATTTTAACACTAATCAAAGGGATATTAACAAAAATGTCAATTTGAAAAATGTTAAAGATAATCTGAAAATATTAAATTCAACTCAATCCGGTATTGATTCTCCATTAGCGGATTCAAATGATTCCAATGAAAATCAAAATGCCGATAAAGAGCTTAATATCAACTATGGATTATTGATTATTCCTATAGCATTGGCCTTATTCTTCATTTTATTTGCACTAAAAAGAAAAAAAAGATGACGAAGA carries:
- a CDS encoding right-handed parallel beta-helix repeat-containing protein encodes the protein MINAVYASDNEIIISDSLSEDIELNDCSTIDLKEANEENLKEESVGDDFKYVQNLIDKAKDGDSIYLENKTYKGNRTPIYINKNLNIYGFNNDLDIDSLKSSPLNSDNLTTILDADSKSNIFIIGENIQVKINGLSLINGNDGGDGGTIYNNGKLSIESSKIANSNSGGGAVYCSKGSILNVNNSLFESNYASIGGSVYHDQSNVIISNSLFRFNEGESDGGAIYTDNGNIQILNSSFLNNTAARGGVIYNNHGKVVINNSDLSHNKATNLGATVKNWGTCIIYNSNVSNNYADWCGGGLYTFEYSMDVINCSIFNNTAERGGGIFADAGSWLAVTNSTIKDNEGEIGAGISCPDAHLKMKDSSIINNAANGKGGGIYLDKYTSEISNSIIENNSAKSGGGIYINDISVKISNSSINKNKADEGGAIYNLGTLSIKESILNSNNAKNCGAIYNQKTLDISNSTANSNKATNGGVIYNNGLLKLNQLNANSNEATYGGVIYNSKNTTINNSIFKNNKAYEAGAIYSNGNLLINNSEFTKQKVTHKSGVIFMRNGNMNISNSIFSLNSGADEGGVIFTFEGNSTIKSSKFISNKAISYGAAIDNSGIMTIEDCDFEKNYAYGAGAIDNGGDLTIIKSNFTDNEATANGGAIDNNGNLKISGSIFNKNTADSLGGAIMARKNTTISHSSFSDNKASSGNDVYSDEENISLNNNWWGSNNPDFQASLNYEIGDDFKWIIMSFTNTTPFKVNSSLGLNISFDKTINKNGEEERLEKPNLLPTFKTSLKVKEANGNEKSYELNVKKGSLLKTISLKSNSVVSANIDGETISLNLTDNSKKSNENNNPDSSNSSDSSKTNESEENNNDFNTNQRDINKNVNLKNVKDNLKILNSTQSGIDSPLADSNDSNENQNADKELNINYGLLIIPIALALFFILFALKRKKR